The sequence below is a genomic window from Microbulbifer hydrolyticus.
TTTTAAGAGCTTTTTAGGGGGAATCATGGATAACGTAGTAAGCAGGGAGCTGCTGGATCAGGTCATCGCCATTTCGGTGAGGGCGGGCGAGGCAATCCTCGAAGTGTATAACGCCAGTGGCGAGATCGAAGTGGATACAAAGTCCGATGATTCCCCGGTCACCGCGGCAGATCTGGCGGCGCACAAGATTCTCGCCCCGGCCCTGGAAAAGCTGGTGCCGGGTGTGCCGGTACTGTCCGAAGAAGGCGAAATGCCCTCTTACGACCAGCGCGGCAAGTGGGCGCGCTACTGGATCATCGACCCGCTGGATGGCACCAAGGAATTCATTCGTCGCAATGGTGAGTTCACTGTGAACGTGGCCCTGATTGAAAATGGCGAGCCGGTCCTGGGGGTGGTGCACGTTCCGGTGCTGGATATTACCTATGCCGGAGCCAAATCCCTCGGCGCCATCAAGCGCGATACCACAGGGGAACTACCCATCTCTGTACGCGCGATGCGCCCACGCCTCGATGCCAAACAGCCAATTGAAGTGGTTGCCAGCCGCAGTCACGGTGCCGGCGCAGTGGATACGCTGCTGGCCCGTATCGAGGGAAGCCTGGGCGAGACCGGCCTCAAGAACATGGGTAGCTCCCTGAAACTCTGCCTGGTGGCGGAGGGTGCTGCGGACCTCTATCCGCGTCTCGCTCCTACCTGCGAGTGGGATACTGCCGCTGCCCAGGCGGTGGTGGAAGCCGCGGGCGGTATTGTCGTGGACGACCAGTTTGAACTGCTGCGGTACAACCAGAAAGAAGCGTTGCTGAACCCCTTTTTCTACGTGATTGGCGACCGCTCTTTTGACTGGAAATCCCTGCTGCTAGTGTAAACCGGTAGAAACCAGAAAACTGGTCTAGGCTTACCCTTATATCTCGGCTGTTGTGTGGTTTTTGACGACGGCCGACAACCGGGAGGTAATGCCTATGACCAGTTTCCGCGGTAACACCGGGTATTCACACGTCAATATCAGTGAACCCGAAACCCGTCACCTGCGCCAGCGCCTGGAAGTGGAAATCACCTGGCTTTCACGGCAGATGAAAGAACTGCAGGGTGCGGATGCCTCTCTCGACATATCCCTTCTCCAAACCTACCGGGAAATGATTTTTTCCCGCCGTGCCCTGCTCGGGCGAATTCCTCGCTAGTCAAACATTTCTGGGGCGCTGCGGCTTTGCACCCGGTTATTAAAAAATCGTAAAGAACGTTTGCGGAGTGATTAGCTCCCTGTCACATGCTTTTGCGCAATGTGTAGGAATTTTTTCGCGTGAATTGCGGAGAATTCTGCAAACGTCGCGTAAATATTTTCCTCGCTGAGAATTTTGTTCAAGTCTCGGTAATTGGGTCTACGCTTGGTGGGATAAAAGCTTAACTTAAACGAGAAATTCCCATGCGCTACCCGGTTGTGGTCCACAACATAGAATTTGCCGGTTACGGTGCCATCGCGCCGGATCTCCCACACTGCCACTGTCATGGCGAAACTCTCGAAGGTGCCCTGCAAAAAATGGCGGAAACCATTGTCGAGCGGCTGGATGAACTCGAGGCAGCCGGAGACCCACCTCCACAGGCCGGTGAGCTGGATGTTCTGCGCAAGAACCCGGCTTTTGCGGGTGGCGTGTGGGCGATTATCGATATTGAACAAAATGAAGTGAGTCCGAAATCCTGAGCGGTTTGAAAGGCGTCAACTGCTTCCGGCATTTATCAAGTGACACAGTGCATTTCTGAACCAGTTAAAACCAAGGACGGTGACAATGAAAGGTCTGGTATTCCTTCTGGCCCTATTCGCTTCCAGCGCAGCACTGGCCCAGTGGAACAATCCGATCGACGGCTACTGCAACGGTGAATATCACATCGTGGGTACCGTGGGGCTCGGTGTTGGCGAGCTGCAGATCAATGACGAACAGGACTTTGCCGGTTACGCGAGTATCGGTGTAACCCCCGACGTGGGTATCTGGCAGGTAGAGCTGCGCTACACCGGTTTTGATGATGGTAGCGTCTCGGTGGACCAGTGGGGCATTGGCGCCAAAGTGGACTTTACCGTGTCCTGCGACGTGCAGTGCCTGTACTGGATGGTGGGCTGGAACTACGGGAATTTCGATGTTGATACCATCGAAAAGCGCGACGTACTCTATGTCATCGACGATGATATAGATGACAATTACTGGAATGCGGGTGTGGGCTATCGCTACAAATGGACCCAGGATTTTGATACGTCGATCGAGTACAACTATAACGATGTGGATGCCAGGTACCGTTTCTACGACGCCGTGGCGGATGAGGATGTGCGCCTCAATTTCGGACACCTGCGCACACTCACCGTGAATTTCAGCTACCGCTTCTAGTCGCGCCTCACTCAGTGGCTTTGGCAGAATCCCTAAAGCCTGCCGCTGCGCTTTAATTGCCAGTAGGTTTCCACCAGAGACATATGCATTTCAGACGGCAGTGCGTCCGCCAGAATGGTGTTGCGGGCGCGCAGTTGTTGCAGCAGCCGGTCGCGGCGCTGCACAAAATCCTTTCCTGCACAGTTCAGCAGTGCACTATCAAAATCCGCTACCGGCTTTTCCAGAAGTTCATCCAGCACCCGTTCCCGCAGACAGGCAACCATTACCAGGTGATGGCGGGACAGTTGTTGTACCGCTGCGGTCAGGTCTTCGCTGTCCTCGTCGCGCACATTAGTGAGCAGGATTACCAGGGCGCGGCGCTGCTGACGGGCAAGCAGTTGCTCCGCAGCGGCGGTGTAATCGCTGTGGGCGGTACCCGAGTGCAGATCGTACACATGGTTCAGTAACAGGTTGATGGCACCTTCCCCTTTTACCGGTGGCAACCGGCTGTGGTTGCCGGCAAAACATTGCAGGCCAACCGCATCGCCCTGCCGAATTGCCACATAGGCGGAAAGTAACAGCGCGTTGAGCGCGTGATCGAAATGGCTCAGGTCGCCGTCGCGGGCACGCATACGTCGACCACAGTCCAGCAGGAAAATGATCTCCTGGTCCCGTTCGTCCTGGTATTCCCGGCTGATCAGCTTCTGCATCCGTGCGCTGGCCCGCCAGTCGACCTGACGCTGGCTATCGCCCCGGCGATATTCCCGTAGTTGCCGGAAATCCAGGCCCTCACCGCGGCGCTGCTGCTGATGCACACCCATGTAACGCAGGGACTGCTCCGTGGACAGTGCCTGCAGGGAAGAGATGCCGAGAAAGTTCGGATACACCTTCGCATCCTGGGGCTCCCCGAGCAGCACCCGGCATTGCCACAGTTGCCAGGGGGAGCTCACCAGCGCTTCCATCCGGCCGAACGCCGCGAGTCCCCGGCGCACCGGGGTGGCTTTATAACCGGTCTGGATTTCCTGCCCGGGATGTAACTGGACGTGCAGTGGCAGCTCGGTGCTGCGCAGTTCCGGCGGCAGCTGATCGGAAGCCTGTAGTACCAGCGTGCGGGACCCCTGATTGCGCAGTGCGAGGCCGATCTCCTGGTCGACCCCGAGAGCCAGGTTGCCGGGCAGGCTGCGGTGCCCGACAAGGCCGTCGCTGCGCCGGCCGGTGACAAAATCCAGCAGCGCGGCGAACCCCAGGACGCTCATCCCCAGCCACCACAGGCTGGTGAACAGCTCGGCCGCCGTCGGCCACCAGATACGCGCGGCACTGACCACCAGTGCACTGGTGGCGGCAATCAGCAGCAAACGGATCAGTAGCGGAGAGGGCTTCACAGCCGCGGCGCCTCCACGGATTCAATGATCTGGGCCAGCACCGAGTCGGCAGTTTCGCCGTCAATTTCCATATCCGGTGATACGGCGACCCGGTGGCGCATCACCGGAATGGCCATGGCCTTGATGTCGTCAGGCAACACGAACTCACGCCCTTCCAGCAGGGCATGGGCGCGGGCAGCGAGGATCAGGCCGATGCTTGCGCGCGGTCCCGCGGAGCGGCGCAGCTGCGAGGATTCGCGGGTTGCGCGCACCAGCCGCACGGCGTATCCCAGCACCTGCTGGTCCACCTGAATCTGCGGTACCAGCGTCTGGAGTTGCTGCAGTTCCCCGGCATCGAATACAGCCTGGACGCTATCGCGCAACGTCTTTTCGATATGCCCGCCACTGGCCGCGGCCGCCAGTTGCTCTTCCGCCTGCTGGCTGGGGAAGTCGATCAGTACCTTGAGCAGGAAGCGGTCGAGCTCCGCCTCCGGCAGCGGGTAGGTGCCTTCCTGTTCCACCGGGTTCTGCGTGGCCAGCACCATAAACGGCCGAGGCGTCGCGTGGGTTTCACCGTCAATGGTGACCTGGTGCTCCTGCATTACTTCCAGCAGGGCGGCCTGTGTCTTGGCGGGTGCGCGGTTGATCTCGTCGGCCAGCAGCAGGTTGGTAAATACCGGTCCGCGGCGCACTTCAAAGCGGCTTTCCGCCATGTGGTAGATGGCGTGGCCGGTAACATCGGCGGGCATCAGGTCGGGAGTGAACTGGATGCGGCGGAAGTCGCCACCAAAGCCTCGTGCCAGGCTGCGTACCAGCAGTGTTTTGCCGAGCCCGGGTACGCCCTCGAGAAGAACATGGCCACCGGCGAGCAGCGCGATCAACACCTGGTCCACAACCGCCTGCTGGCCAATCACGACCTGGTTGATGCGCTGGCGCAGCTGGTGTACGCGTGCGCTGGCCTGCTGCCAGCGTGTGTCCGCTTGGACTTCGGTATCTGCGTGGTTGACCGGGTTCTGGTCCAGGGTGGAATCGCTCATAGGGCGGCCTCAATAATCTGAATGCTGCGCAGTCGCGCGGTAAAGTCGTCTTCGTTGCGGGGTGCTGGCCCCCACAGGGTGTCATGAATTTCCCGGGCCGCGAGCCCGGTCTTTTCCGCCACGGACTCGGCAATCTGCCGCTGCCTGTCCGCGTTCAGGTTTCTGTTTCCGCCAAGCTTTGCCAACAGTGGCTTGCGGGCGCCGTCGAACAGGGATACTCCCCGGTTCTGGCGCCAGTAAAAGTGCCCACACGCGCGGATGTGTTCCAGCAGTGAGCGGCGCTCGGCTGCGGGTGGTGGCGTCAGCGGCCCGAAGCGGCGGCTGCGGTTGGCGATCCACGCGGCCAGCGCGAGTAGCCCGGCAAAGAAAAGCTCAAGGGCATAGCGCTGGATCAGCGTGCCAAGGGTGTCGAACCTGGGCCGCGTAATCATCACCAGTTCGCGATCGCCAACAAGGTGTGCAAGAAAGTAGGCGTGATCGAATTCGCCGATGCGGTCGTTCTGCCACAGGCCCCCATCCGTCATCAGGGTGAGGCGACCGCGTCCGCGCTCGTAATACACCAGTGGCGACTGCGTGGGCATATTCTGGAAGGGCACCCAGTGCAATAGTGCGCCGTTCACATCGGCATCGGTACCCTTGCCCATCATTTCGTGGGCGAACACCTTTTCCGGGTTAAAGTAAATCGCGTAGCTGGGGCCACTATCGCTGGTAAGGTTGACCAGTCGCTCCGGATCGACATCCGGGTTGCGCGGAGTTGATACTGAGCCCTCGATGTCTGGTTCCGCGCTATCTGGTGATTCTCCAGAAGTATTTTCTGAATCTTTTTCGTCGAGCTTGCGGTTGTGATCACGCATGAGCTCACTGATGGTTTTGTCCTGCAGCTCCGAGGCTTCTTCACCGAAGACTTCGCGCACCTGGCGGTTGAAGTACAGGTCCAGATCGCCAGACGTGACCTCCAGTTCCAGTGCCTCGAGCAGCAGGTCCTGCTCGTTGTCGCCACGACCCCGGTGAGCGATCACGATGGCGTGGCCACCCGCATCGACCCAGTCCAGCAGCTCCCGCAACCGGTCGGGGTTGTAGATCTGGCTCGAGCTGGCCAGGAACAGGGCATCGCGGTCATCGAGAGTCGTGATAACCGAGATATTGTCCGCGCGGCGGTGGCCGATATCGAGCCGGTCGAGAAACCGCTGGGCGGCAAGGTAGGGGTTGCGACGCGCTTCGGGGCCAAAGCCAAGATCCACCTCTTCGGTGTGCCGTTCGAAGAAGTACAGAAACAGCGCACAGGCAGCGGCGAGCAGCAAAACGCCCCAGACGATGGCGATACGGCTCAGCTTCATGGCTGTGCCTCCCCATCGCGAAAAACCTGTTGCCACTGGTCACACAGGGACTCCAGTTGTGTGCTTGCCGGCGGTCGGTGCGCATAGGCCTGGCGCTGCCATGTCGCGGTGAGCACACTGAAAAACTGTACCAGTGCCGGTTGCAGGCGTGGATCCGCACCCGCTTCTTCCCGTACAAGCTGGGCGCACTCCGCTTCCGTGTGGTGGTCCCGGAAGGGGCAGTCAAACTGTGAGATCAGGTTCGAAAGGCTGGCCCGATACAGCAGTCCCATCG
It includes:
- a CDS encoding DUF58 domain-containing protein, coding for MKPSPLLIRLLLIAATSALVVSAARIWWPTAAELFTSLWWLGMSVLGFAALLDFVTGRRSDGLVGHRSLPGNLALGVDQEIGLALRNQGSRTLVLQASDQLPPELRSTELPLHVQLHPGQEIQTGYKATPVRRGLAAFGRMEALVSSPWQLWQCRVLLGEPQDAKVYPNFLGISSLQALSTEQSLRYMGVHQQQRRGEGLDFRQLREYRRGDSQRQVDWRASARMQKLISREYQDERDQEIIFLLDCGRRMRARDGDLSHFDHALNALLLSAYVAIRQGDAVGLQCFAGNHSRLPPVKGEGAINLLLNHVYDLHSGTAHSDYTAAAEQLLARQQRRALVILLTNVRDEDSEDLTAAVQQLSRHHLVMVACLRERVLDELLEKPVADFDSALLNCAGKDFVQRRDRLLQQLRARNTILADALPSEMHMSLVETYWQLKRSGRL
- the cysQ gene encoding 3'(2'),5'-bisphosphate nucleotidase CysQ, translated to MDNVVSRELLDQVIAISVRAGEAILEVYNASGEIEVDTKSDDSPVTAADLAAHKILAPALEKLVPGVPVLSEEGEMPSYDQRGKWARYWIIDPLDGTKEFIRRNGEFTVNVALIENGEPVLGVVHVPVLDITYAGAKSLGAIKRDTTGELPISVRAMRPRLDAKQPIEVVASRSHGAGAVDTLLARIEGSLGETGLKNMGSSLKLCLVAEGAADLYPRLAPTCEWDTAAAQAVVEAAGGIVVDDQFELLRYNQKEALLNPFFYVIGDRSFDWKSLLLV
- a CDS encoding type II toxin-antitoxin system HicB family antitoxin, with the translated sequence MRYPVVVHNIEFAGYGAIAPDLPHCHCHGETLEGALQKMAETIVERLDELEAAGDPPPQAGELDVLRKNPAFAGGVWAIIDIEQNEVSPKS
- a CDS encoding outer membrane protein is translated as MKGLVFLLALFASSAALAQWNNPIDGYCNGEYHIVGTVGLGVGELQINDEQDFAGYASIGVTPDVGIWQVELRYTGFDDGSVSVDQWGIGAKVDFTVSCDVQCLYWMVGWNYGNFDVDTIEKRDVLYVIDDDIDDNYWNAGVGYRYKWTQDFDTSIEYNYNDVDARYRFYDAVADEDVRLNFGHLRTLTVNFSYRF
- a CDS encoding DUF4350 domain-containing protein, translating into MKLSRIAIVWGVLLLAAACALFLYFFERHTEEVDLGFGPEARRNPYLAAQRFLDRLDIGHRRADNISVITTLDDRDALFLASSSQIYNPDRLRELLDWVDAGGHAIVIAHRGRGDNEQDLLLEALELEVTSGDLDLYFNRQVREVFGEEASELQDKTISELMRDHNRKLDEKDSENTSGESPDSAEPDIEGSVSTPRNPDVDPERLVNLTSDSGPSYAIYFNPEKVFAHEMMGKGTDADVNGALLHWVPFQNMPTQSPLVYYERGRGRLTLMTDGGLWQNDRIGEFDHAYFLAHLVGDRELVMITRPRFDTLGTLIQRYALELFFAGLLALAAWIANRSRRFGPLTPPPAAERRSLLEHIRACGHFYWRQNRGVSLFDGARKPLLAKLGGNRNLNADRQRQIAESVAEKTGLAAREIHDTLWGPAPRNEDDFTARLRSIQIIEAAL
- a CDS encoding AAA family ATPase, giving the protein MSDSTLDQNPVNHADTEVQADTRWQQASARVHQLRQRINQVVIGQQAVVDQVLIALLAGGHVLLEGVPGLGKTLLVRSLARGFGGDFRRIQFTPDLMPADVTGHAIYHMAESRFEVRRGPVFTNLLLADEINRAPAKTQAALLEVMQEHQVTIDGETHATPRPFMVLATQNPVEQEGTYPLPEAELDRFLLKVLIDFPSQQAEEQLAAAASGGHIEKTLRDSVQAVFDAGELQQLQTLVPQIQVDQQVLGYAVRLVRATRESSQLRRSAGPRASIGLILAARAHALLEGREFVLPDDIKAMAIPVMRHRVAVSPDMEIDGETADSVLAQIIESVEAPRL